Below is a window of Mus caroli chromosome 2, CAROLI_EIJ_v1.1, whole genome shotgun sequence DNA.
CAGGAGAACATTGGTCTCTAAGAAAATGGCTGTGAGAATGATTGAGTAAGTTTGTCCTAACTTGGGAGCTGTTGTGTCCTCTTCTTTAGACCAGAACTCTCAAATGATAGGCACCAAGATTTTGTTGAATTTGTACCTCCCAAATGTTTTATCTCTTAGTGTCAGTGCCCAGTAAAtttttgtgaggtttttttttttctgacctcaAATGGCACTTTAAAAATCCttcatttggaaataatttttaaaaatatggactATGGAAAATGTGGAGAGAACCCTTGTGCACACTTTGCCCCAGGTCACATGGTATCCTGACAGTAGCCTTTTCATGGgctctgtttttctattttctgaattcttctccatctttttgTATTTGCCTTTCACCCTGATGCCATAATCTTACCTTTTCCTGAATCATTTGAGCTACATTTGAGTGGCATATAGCATTTCTTGAATGATTTTTGTGTTGGTATTGATTAAGAATAGAAACATTTTCTACAAAACAATCACTGACTATGGTAATTTTAACATCGACACAACACATCTACTCTCTTATCTCTGTCTACTTGGGTCAGTTATCAGTACGTATCCTTTGTAGTTTATTGTATACCTCTAGTACAGTAGCCAATCTAGGATAGAGTAttgtatttattgttattgtcATATTAGTCTTCTTCAATCTAGAATGTTTCCCTAGCCTTTATCTTTGATTACACTAAAAGTTTTGATGATCAGGTCACCTAGTCTTCTGGTTGAAATGGATCTAGACTTAGAttagctctccctccctccctccctcatatGATGTATAGGACATCTCTTATTAGCACAGGACCTTGGATACCATCACCTCAGAGCAATAGACCAACCTTTTCACAAAAGAGATGAACCAGAATGCAGCAGTCCTATTATGTTGCCAACTTGAATGTCAAAATAGTTCCATAAAGGAGTAACAGGGTGCCAACTTGGAATTGGGACCATGAGGGTTAGATGTTTtgctggttgtttttttgttttttgttttgttttgttttgttttttgttttgtcaactcaacacaacTTAGACATATCTGGGGAGAAGGAGCCTTAACTGAGCAAATGCCTCCTTTAGATTGGCCCATGGGTGAGTCTTTGGGAGttttgtcttgattaatgattgatgtgggagggcccagcttacTGTGGGTCGTGTGACCCCCTGAGAAGGTGGTCctggattatataagaaagcaagctgaaaagCCATGAGGCAGCAGTCCTCCATGGCTTCCCCTTGAGTTCCTACTCTGACTGCCTTTGATGACAGATTTTTAAAGCGgaagtataagcaaaataaaaccctTCTCTCCAAGTTTCTTGACATCGTGATATACATATATCTTAAATAAGACAGGACAACTCTCATTTAAGATGCAATATGGATTATAATCCAACAATGCTGGACCCCTGGGAAATAAGGCTCATGAGTTTGGCAGCCATGGGTGGGTGTAGAAGTAGAAGTAACTCATCTCATCAACCCAGTTACATCCAGGGAACTTCACTCCCATGGCCTCACAACTTTAGGTTCTCTTTGGGATACGGGATTCTATCAAAGGACACCTAAAAATAACAACATTCAACCTAAAGCCATGGCTACCACTTGGCTATTTGCAGCTCCCAGAGCCACTAGTTCAGTAGTCAAAAGGGTCATGCTCTCTGTACTGATAATTAGCACTGGTTATTACAGAAAGTTAGAGTTATGCTGTAGAACAGGGAAGGAAAGATATCTTTTTCTATTTGTGCTGTTGTTATAAAAAAGTAGAGTGTGGAAAATTCATACAAAATGGAAATTTATTCCAAAAGTTTTGAAGTCTGAACATTAAAAGGTATTGGCATTTCATGTCTGGTGAGGACTCTCTTAACCGTCTTCACTATggcagaagagcagaagagaaaacCCATTCTTATAAGTCCTTTACGATAAAATTCCTAAGCCATTCATGATTGCCCACGTCTTAATCACCTCCTCAAGGCCTGACTTCTTAATACCCATACAATAAAGATAAAGCTTCAACATGAATTTTGGAGCATTCAAATTGTCATCTGAACTGTAGCAGAGGAGTCAGTCTAGAGCCCAGGGGATCCACCAGGAGCTTGTTGATACTTTCAAACCACTGGCTACAAAAAACCCACCAACACTGACAACCACAGCCTGACAAGGGTTCAGAGGCCCCCTAGGGAAGAATATCTGGATTGTCCACCATACAAAACTAAGACAAAAAGCAACAGAAGTGCTAACCACAGCTACCACcatcttcagcaatgtggctgtaAGGCTCCAGCACTTTGCATTGGTTCATGATGGCTTTCTAGTGATGGCTACATCAACAGATCTTCCAAGGCAGGCATGATTTTATCATTTTAGATTGTGACCAGCTACTGTCTTAAAGACAAGTGAGCACAACAGTCATGGATTTGAGTTGGTACCATACTTACATCCTTTGCCACTCCTCTGTGCGCAAAGGCTGCTGCTTACCCTAAGCATGAAGATTTATTTTCGTCTTAGAGAAcatgctcaacctgctttctggGCAAGCTATAAATACTGGAGGCTTAAGGGTCCATAAAGGATCTCTGGATCCATGGTAGATAGAGAACTGATGAGAAAACACTTGCTATTTTACTCTTCACTGTCTCTCAGGGACCAGCCAGCTTCAGCTGTCCTTAGTGGTGTCTGCCTTGATCACTGAGGCCTGACTTTGACTAGGGCAGTTTGAGTAAACATCTACATTCATCCTAGATATAACACCAACAACAGAAGACACCATTCCACCCAATTAGTGAATTGTGAGGTTAGCTGGAGTTACTTATAGGAGCATGGGTGACTCAAGGACAGCCGCAGCACCAAGAAATTCTACCCAGCATGGGTGGTGATCCACAAGAGCTGGTCAGAGGGTCTCCTGTCCTTGGCAGTTCTGCTTATATCTCAGAGAGGAGGGGCTCTAAGAATTCTGTAACTTTCAGAAGTTTCCTAAAGATTATAAGTTTTATAAACTTTATGGTTGCTGTAAATATCATTCATACACAACAATACACATACCGAGGGCCACACAGTTCCAGAATGTGGTGAAGTGAAGGCTGGATGAAGGTGTAGAGCATCACTGCTCTACCCTGTTgcaaggaaatattaaaaaatgaaccacCAAGTTTCCACATTCCATCCAGCTACTCTCTGCTCACCAACTCTTCAGTGGGGACGGAGTTCCCAAATTCCCTTTGCTGTCATGCCAGCCCCACGCAACGACTGTCCACCCCACGGTCAGCTGCCACAACACCCAACAACCCGATAAAAacaaactctagaagcttataattgacaagtcagatttatatatcaataaattctcaatacacaagatgcccacacaataatttcagggccaattgataatggtacaagctgcccacctagattagacaagttatcccaatcattctatcctttatgatatcatatctacctatggctatttaaagccaGGCTGGTTCAGGATCTTTTTCCTGACCATATGCCTTCCTCTTGGCTTCgacctctccctcctctgtcactctctgtccctgcaatttctagctccacctccctttttcctgtccaatcacaggcttcctgCTGCACTAttgttttaatgtaattggacagggaaaatcctgagACACTACACTGCCATCCTGTGAGCTTTGTAGATGTCAACTTTAGTAAGTGCTAGGGGAGAATTTCCCAAAGACATTAATTAATTCTTGACTCCAGCAGCACATGAATTGCTGGCTTGCTTCAAACTCCTACCAATACCTGTTAATTAcacctctctgttttgttttctccattctaCTGAGTGTATAGTGATGTCACACTGTAGCTTTAATTGTCATTTTGTTGATGGTAGGGATGAAGAATGTGTTCTATATATTTATGCCATGTGGAAGTCTTATTTTGTGAAATATCAGTTCCAGGTGTGTTTGTCAGTTTTTCTATTGGCTTATTAGTCTTTTATTTATCGATTACTAGGAATTCCTAATGGGATCTAGAGAGGAATCATTTGCCAGCTGTATCTGTGAACATAACTCCTTCTGTTCCCTGAGTTATCGTTCTACTCTCTAAATAGTGACTTTCCATAAACaggatttaaaaaattttaatagtcTAATTTATCTTCTTCCACATTTAAGTTTGGTATTTTTGTATCCTATTTAAGAGTCTAATTCAAATGTGGGGTTGGGAGGATAGCTTAGTCTATAAAGTCCTTCCCTTACAAACAGGAGTGTCTGAGCTCAACCCCAGTACCCATATAAAAAGCTTGATACTGCAGCATGTGTTTACAATCCCAACACTGGAAAGGGGTTAGCAAGAAGATTGCTGGGGCTCACTGGTTATCTGGTTATCTAACCTAATTGGCGAGTCCCAGGccccagtgaaagaccctgtcttagaacaTCAAAGTAGATGGTTCCTGAGTAGTGATACctcaggttgacctctgacctctacaggcattTGCAAACCAGTACATATGTATACCCTCTAACCAgaccatacacacaaataaataaatactaagaaGAAAAACACTAAAGTGGTGAGCATGCTCCCATGTGACAAGAATCAAGCATCTCTCTCTGGATCTTCTCCTTCAGTTTGTTTGTTCGCTGCTGTGTCTGTGCTGTTCTTACATTGGTCACACCCAGTCCCTGCTATCCTACATCTGTAACAAGTCTTGACATTTAGAGATGGAGGTTTTCCAATGTTGTCTATTTCTACAAAACAATGATCATGGTTAAGTGTGAAACACCCTTCCCAGGCTAGTTGAGGCACTATTTGGAGAGGTGATAAAATGTCTACCAACTGGGCATCTCTCAAGGAAGCAAGTCATTGGGGTATGTCCATGAAGTAATGTGTGCAAATGTGCCCCTGTATGCCCTTCTACCATGACGTTTCCTTACCACAGGCTAGAAACTACACAGCTAACAAGCAAGAATGGACTGAGACCTCTGAAACATGAGCCAAAGTAAGTCCTTCCTCCTTTAACGCATGTACAtcgggcattttgtcacagcaataaaagtcCAACCTGTGCAGTTAGCATTGTTTTCTTAGGATTTGGACTTCTGTGAGCTTCATATAATTTTCTTATCAATTGCTAAAGTAAAACTATTCTAAATTTACAGTGCAGTTATACATTCATGTTCGAAAAATGGGTTTGTTTATAAGATTCATATCTTGCAGTTGATGAATATGATATTCCTTACCTACCTTGGctcatttaattttcctttattttcattcaatGCACAGAGCATTATGTGAAGCATGAGAGGCTACAGGAGTTAGCTGTTTCAAAGTCAACAAAATGATCAGCTGAGGGGAGAACATATGCCCTTGAGTGACATTGAGCTAATTTTTATTAACTAGTAATGTCCAAGATAGTATATACCCGTAGAAGGACAGAATGACTCTGAATCAGggtaggaccatgaaaggcagcctggttcctggttgagcaaAGGCTAGAAACCCAggttgtgggaagccattccagacTCTCTGGCCAGCCCGGGCCACACCCTAAGATGGCGCCTGACAgaaatctatgccaggcagtaaacaagcccatatttggtggatggctcacccttaatccctgattggctgagcaagcctgcctggtgaggtgatgggacctgtggtgattggttgaggcgtggttgtggcttgagtacATAAAAATGCTTGTACCCCGAGGCTCAGGGgagttgaagagagaagctgcctgaataaactgcattaagaagaactggtggttgtgttttccttgctggtcgaggCGGACGTGACAAGTGGTGCCAAAATCCGGGACCCGGCTCTCCACCaaagaggttcagaactttctgcagtcagggtctgtcgACAGGGTGAATACGATAAGTAACTCACAATCCCGGGGTTGGGATTAGGCTCTCGGTAAGAGACAATAAGGCTTTCTGGCTCTGGAGacgagaaagtgaaagtaagaaaGACTAGGTAGGGAAATAGGGACAGTCTatccttttttgttgctgtggcgACTGTGTGGAGCATGATAAGTAGGTAGAGTGGTGAAAGACTAGGTATGGGGTCATCACAGTCACACCCAACTTTTTTAGCACTTGATGAGCTGCTAAGAGCAAAGGGCGCAAAACTCAAAAAGCATACAATTCAAACCTTCCTTGAGGAGTGTGACAAGGTTGCTCCTTGGTTTGCTGTGTCGGGCCATTTGACTCCTGCTAGCTGGGATAGGTTGGGGAAAGACCTAGATTTCTCCTGGGAGCAGAGTGTCCTTAAAGGAAGTACTAGAGCAGTGTGGAAACTAGTGAATACCTGTTTAGAAGATGAGCGCTGTTGTCATGCAGTGGaaacaggcaagcaagcactaGAACAATTGAAGGAAGAGAGATCATTAAAGTCTGAAAAGGTGAGCTCATCAAACTCTGAAAATGGATCAGAGGAGGATATAGAGGAGCTAGCATGGGAGTTAGGAAGAAGCTCCTTGTATCCTGATTTTACAGGATTAAAGAAGGAGACAAGCGAGGAGCAGAGGAGTAGAAATCAAGGCAAAACCTCTAGTGCAGACCTTAAAGATTACAGacgagaaaggaggaggagggaggaagtgacCCCTACAGCTCCCCCACCCTATCAAGATTTCGGTGTGACTGGCAACTCGTTTTGCCCTGATGCTTGGAAGGAGGTTAGATCCTCGTTGGGTTGCTTCCCTGTTTTCCTAGATCAACAAGGGAATCGTTACCATGAACCATTGGActttaaagttattaaaaatttAGCAGAATCTTGCAGAGCCTATGGAGTCTCTGCTGCCTGCACCACAGTTCAGCTAGAAGCGCTACAGCGCTATTGCCTAACACCCAGTGATTGGGCAGGGTTGGTGAAGGCATGCTTGTCTCCTGGACAATATCTGGATTGGAAAGCATTCCTGATTGGATTTGCTAATGAGCAGGCCGCCACTAATGCAGCTGCGGGGAATCAAGTCTGGGATAGAGATATGTTACTTGGTCAAGGTCGTTTTGCTCAACAGCAAGCTGGTTACCCCCCACAAGTTTATGAGCAGATTAATCAGATAGGAATTAGAGCCTGGAAGTCTTTACCAAATAGAGGAGAAGTGAGTGTGAATCTAACAAAGATTATACAGGGAGCTACTGAGCATTTTGCTGATTTTGTGGCTAGAATGGTTGAAGCTGCTGGGAGGATCTTTGGAGATCCTGATGCTGCTATGCCGTTAGTTAAACAACTGGTATTTGAGCAGTGTACTAAGGAGAGTAGAACAACCATTACTCCCTACAAGAATAGGGGAATTGAGGCCTGGATTTGCCGAGAGCTTGGAGGGCCTTTGAGCAATGCTGGACTGGCCGCAGGGGTGATGCAATTGCAGGGGAGAAAAAGGGGAACTCCTGCAGGAGCATGTTTCCACTGTGGCTGGGTGGGACATGTTAAAAAGGATTGTCCAGAAAGAAGTGAAACACAAGGACCTTTAGCTAGACATCCAGGACTATGCACAAAATGTAGGAAAGGAAACCATTGGGCCAGTGAATGTCGATCTGGAAAGGACATCAACGGACAGCCCCTTGTCTCCTCTAATTCAGGAGCTTGGCCAAAAAATGGCCAGCGGGCCCACAAATATGTGGGGCAATGAGTGTAGAGAGCCAGGGGGGAACAACCTGGCCTCTTCTGCATCCTCCTTGAAGCCGAGGAGAGCAACTCCTTCAGCGGGATTGGACCTCTGCTCAACCACCAGAGTTGTATTGACTCCACAGATGGAAACCCAATTAATTGACACAGATTTTGGAGGACCCTTACCCAAGGATACAGTAGGACTGCTTTTAGGGAGATCCTCCTCTGCCTTGCGAGGTCTTATAGTCCATCCAGGAGTGATCGATCCAGATTATGAAGGAATTACCAAAGTCATGGCCTCCTTGCCATGAGGTCTGGTAGCTATTTCTCCAGGGGATAGGATAGCACAACTTTTAATCATCCCTAGTCTTCATGGCTTATACCCAGCCACATCacaaaaaaggggagaaaaagtATTTGGGTCTCCAGGCACCCAACTTACCTGTCTGTCATTACAAATGGATCAGCatctggtactggagttacaggtggatgGAAAATCCATCTTGGGGCTTTTAGATACGGGCGCTGATAGGTCCATAATTGCAAGGAAGGACTGGCCAAAAGGGTGGCTGATTCAGGATTCAGAACAAATATTACAAGgcctgggctatgcaaagagTCCAGACGTAAGTGCCAGGATGctcccttggaaagataaggaagggcatgaTGGGATGTTTAAGCCATATGTGCTTGAGCTGCCCAATACCTTATGGGGCAGGGATTTGTTGAAGAATCTACAATTAAGACTTACTAATGAATATTCTGATGCCTCCCAGAAGATGATGAAAAACATGGGATGGCACCCATCCTTCAGGTTGGGAAAAGGGTTGCAAGGAAGGAAGTCCCTGATTCTCTCAATTAAAAGAAAGCCTCGGGAAGGAATGGGTTTTTCTTAGGGGCCACTGGGGGAAGCATTCCCATAACCTAGAAAACTGAGGAGCCGGTGTGGGTGCCTCAGTGGCCATTATCCTCAGAAAAATTACAAGCTGCTAAGGAATTAGTTGAAGAAGAATATCTTTTGGGTCATATTCAACCTTCTGTATCTCCATGGAATACCCCAATTTTTGTTATCAGAAAGAAATNTGGCAAATGGAGGTTATTACATGATCTGCGAGCTATTAATACACAGATGAAGGTGATGGGCTCCATTCATAGGGGTCTGCCTCTCTTATCTGCCCTGCCAGAAAAGTGGCCTCTAATAGTAattgatattaaagattgtttcttttccattcccttgGATTTGAAAGATAGTGTTAGATTTGCTTTTACTTTGCCCTCCTGTAATCATGAAGAGCCTGATCAAAGATTTGAGTGGGTGTGCTGCCTCAAGGAATGGATAATAGTTCTACCATGTGCCAGCTTCATGTAGGAAAAGCCGTGGAACCAATTAGGAAAGAATATCCCAAACTTCGCTGTGTTCATTACATGGATGACATCCTGCTTGCAGCAAAGAATGAAAAGTATTTGCAGGAAGCTTATGGAAAGATGGTGGAGAGTTTGAGGCAATGGGGTTTGCATATCGCCCCAGAGAAAGTGCAACAAGATAAAATAGTGTCCTATTTAGGAGCAAGGATCGCCCCTATGGCCGTTTGGCCTCAGAAGATACAGTTGAGGGTTGATTCCTTgcatactttaaatgattttcagaaattgttaggcGATATCAATTGGATTTGGCCCTATTTGAAGATcccaaatgttaaattaaaacctctgtttcaaattttagaaggagactCAGAGTTAAGTTCCAAAAGGGAATTAACACCTGAGGCTAGAAAGTCCCATACCCTAGT
It encodes the following:
- the LOC110289462 gene encoding igE-binding protein-like; the encoded protein is MGSSQSHPTFLALDELLRAKGAKLKKHTIQTFLEECDKVAPWFAVSGHLTPASWDRLGKDLDFSWEQSVLKGSTRAVWKLVNTCLEDERCCHAVETGKQALEQLKEERSLKSEKVSSSNSENGSEEDIEELAWELGRSSLYPDFTGLKKETSEEQRSRNQGKTSSADLKDYRRERRRREEVTPTAPPPYQDFGVTGNSFCPDAWKEVRSSLGCFPVFLDQQGNRYHEPLDFKVIKNLAESCRAYGVSAACTTVQLEALQRYCLTPSDWAGLVKACLSPGQYLDWKAFLIGFANEQAATNAAAGNQVWDRDMLLGQGRFAQQQAGYPPQVYEQINQIGIRAWKSLPNRGEVSVNLTKIIQGATEHFADFVARMVEAAGRIFGDPDAAMPLVKQLVFEQCTKESRTTITPYKNRGIEAWICRELGGPLSNAGLAAGVMQLQGRKRGTPAGACFHCGWVGHVKKDCPERSETQGPLARHPGLCTKCRKGNHWASECRSGKDINGQPLVSSNSGAWPKNGQRAHKYVGQ